In Oncorhynchus kisutch isolate 150728-3 linkage group LG5, Okis_V2, whole genome shotgun sequence, a genomic segment contains:
- the LOC109890812 gene encoding uncharacterized protein LOC109890812 isoform X2, which translates to MTKLQFLNVFLTEKLMLAAQDIYKQVEETILEYQEEIFQGKRENDKLRRKLHDNGIPWPDQEPFSPVESEEEEGAIGHKQEPDLGQTLEKQEGRARREEKLFRGLAPLSRFVPSDGNDDYDQNPPQPTSHQFQIQTHTGKTIEGGFLSSSTTSNPIKTETDRLGVCPLDDTSSDPNTFSSGNLDLSAAQSENSDYENTDDFWCCAVWKESKEEVKGVVPSTWVMGRKVISPPANGRKVLKERHKPGANWTAYDLIKIKLFSESLEECEGYSRSSDELTDNGDNT; encoded by the exons ATGACGAAATTAcaatttctaaatgtatttttgacAGAAAAGTTGATGTTAGCTGCCCAAGATATATATAAGCAAGTGGAAGAGACCATATTAGAATACCAGGAGGAAATATTCCAGGGAAAGCGAGAGAATGACAAACTGAGACGCAAGCTTCACGATAATGGGATTCCATGGCCAG ACCAAGAGCCCTTTTCTCCTGTAGaatctgaggaggaggagggagccaTTGGGCATAAGCAGGAACCAGACCTCGGACAGACTTTGGAGAAACAGGAGGGAAGGGCCAGAAGGGAGGAAAAGCTGTTTAGGGGACTGGCCCCGCTGTCTAGATTCGTTCCTTCTGATGGAAATGATGACTATGATCAGAACCCACCTCAACCCACCTCACATCAGTTCCAAATACAAACTCACACTGGGAAGACTATAGAGGGAGGCTTTCTATCAAGCTCAACAACCTCCAATCCAATCAAAACAGAGACTGATAGATTGGGCGTCTGTCCATTGGATGATACATCAAGTGACCCAAATACTTTCTCTTCAGGGAACCTCGACCTTTCGGCAGCACAGAGTGAGAACAGT GACTATGAGAACACTGATGACTTCTGGTGCTGTGCGGTGTGGAAGGAAAGCAAGGAGGAAGTGAAGGGTGTGGTTCCCAGTACCTGGGTGATGGGCAGGAAGGTCATTTCGCCTCCAGCCAATGGCAGGAAAGTCCTGAAAGAAAGACACAAGCCAGGAGCCAATTGGACAGCATATGACCTTATTAAGATCAAACTATTCTCAG AATCTCTGGAGGAGTGTGAAGGGTACAGTAGGTCCAGTGATGAGCTGACTGACAACGGAGACAACACGTGA
- the LOC109890812 gene encoding zinc finger protein 287-like isoform X1: MTKLQFLNVFLTEKLMLAAQDIYKQVEETILEYQEEIFQGKRENDKLRRKLHDNGIPWPDQEPFSPVESEEEEGAIGHKQEPDLGQTLEKQEGRARREEKLFRGLAPLSRFVPSDGNDDYDQNPPQPTSHQFQIQTHTGKTIEGGFLSSSTTSNPIKTETDRLGVCPLDDTSSDPNTFSSGNLDLSAAQSENSVSMMGVEGGDELLSGFEALQIPLHTENSNSLQIHHDTSLCCKVCGKPCRHMGHLNAHVRMHTKEKPFLCGLCGKSFSSSGRLKGHQRIHTGEKPYQCHICRKRFNQTAHLKVHLRVHTGEKPFSCPVCGKSFSQSNKVKRHLVTHSRDGSFLPGL; encoded by the exons ATGACGAAATTAcaatttctaaatgtatttttgacAGAAAAGTTGATGTTAGCTGCCCAAGATATATATAAGCAAGTGGAAGAGACCATATTAGAATACCAGGAGGAAATATTCCAGGGAAAGCGAGAGAATGACAAACTGAGACGCAAGCTTCACGATAATGGGATTCCATGGCCAG ACCAAGAGCCCTTTTCTCCTGTAGaatctgaggaggaggagggagccaTTGGGCATAAGCAGGAACCAGACCTCGGACAGACTTTGGAGAAACAGGAGGGAAGGGCCAGAAGGGAGGAAAAGCTGTTTAGGGGACTGGCCCCGCTGTCTAGATTCGTTCCTTCTGATGGAAATGATGACTATGATCAGAACCCACCTCAACCCACCTCACATCAGTTCCAAATACAAACTCACACTGGGAAGACTATAGAGGGAGGCTTTCTATCAAGCTCAACAACCTCCAATCCAATCAAAACAGAGACTGATAGATTGGGCGTCTGTCCATTGGATGATACATCAAGTGACCCAAATACTTTCTCTTCAGGGAACCTCGACCTTTCGGCAGCACAGAGTGAGAACAGTGTAAGTATGATGGGGGTGGAAGGTGGTGACGAACTACTGTCAGGATTTGAGGCTCTACAGATACCGCTACACACTGAAAATTCAAATTCCCTTCAAATCCACCACGACACGTCATTGTGTTGCAAGGTGTGTGGGAAACCCTGTAGACACATGGGCCATTTAAATGCACATGTGCGAATGCACACGAAGGAGAAGCCATTTCTCTGTGGCTTGTGTGGTAAGTCCTTTAGCTCGTCTGGGAGGTTGAAAGGCCACCAGAggattcacacaggggagaagccctaCCAATGTCATATCTGTAGGAAACGTTTCAATCAGACGGCGCACCTGAAGGTACACCTGagagtccacacaggggagaaaccatttAGTTGTCCCGtctgtgggaaaagcttcagtCAATCCAACAAGGTGAAAAGACACCTTGTGACACATTCTAGAGATGGTTCGTTCCTACCAGGCCTATAA
- the LOC109890811 gene encoding zinc finger protein 468-like has translation MTKLQFLNVFLTERLMLAAQEIYKSVEDTILEYQEEIALRERENDHLRRRLRDAGIEIWPDRQSMALLEEEDGEHPRREWSPSMGHEERVPILIKEKRELRSSQGDEQLRGHGSCSTPESIFTPPRVTNEYPQDPPHSSNLPQNPSVENRERDPGPRSSSRHVKSEVSHRGSSSSSSNSVPQPLATVNPNCSNENNIDIIGVENGGQMLVSGSKGRAGGSRGQASHLGDQGSNAAAECGKSPLQVHVSSFCCKVCGEAFSHVGHLHVHVQVHTREKPYRCGVCGKCCSSSGRLQEHARSHTGEKPFRCQICGKGFTQMAHLKVHMRIHTGEKPYSCPVCGKCFSRSDKIKRHLQTHSREGTYFSGQ, from the exons ATGACAAAACTGCAGTTTTTAAACGTATTTTTGACCGAGCGGCTTATGCTCGCTGCCCAGGAGATCTACAAATCTGTCGAAGACACGATTTTGGAATACCAAGAGGAGATTGCgctcagggagagggagaacgacCATCTGAGACGCAGACTCCGAGACGCTGGGATTGAAATATGGCCAG ACCGTCAGTCTATGGCACtattggaggaggaggatggcgAGCATCCTCGCCGGGAGTGGAGCCCCAGCATGGGCCATGAGGAGCGAGTCCCCATCCTGATCAAGGAGAAACGGGAGCTCAGGTCCAGCCAGGGGGACGAGCAACTCCGGGGCCATGGCTCCTGCAGCACCCCAGAGTCCATCTTCACTCCTCCCCGCGTCACCAACGAATACCCCCAGGACCCTCCCCACTCCTCTAACCTGCCCCAGAACCCGTCGGTGGAGAACAGAGAGCGGGACCCTGGTCCCAGAAGCTCATCCAGACACGTCAAGTCAGAAGTGTCCCACAGAGGCTCCTCATCATCTTCGTCCAACAGCGTCCCGCAGCCCCTCGCCACAGTCAACCCCAACTGCTCCAACGAGAACAACATTGACATCATTGGAGTGGAGAACGGAGGACAGATGTTGGTGTCTGGGTCTAAAGGACGAGCTGGTGGGAGCAGAGGTCAGGCCTCCCATTTAGGTGACCAGGGCAGTAACGCGGCCGCAGAGTGTGGAAAATCCCCCCTCCAGGTGCACGTGTCATCGTTCTGCTGCAAGGTGTGTGGGGAGGCATTCAGCCACGTTGGACACCTGCATGTCCATGTCCAGGTGCACACCCGGGAGAAGCCGTACCGCTGCGGGGTGTGTGGGAAGTGTTGCAGCTCCTCCGGCAGGCTCCAGGAGCACGCCAGGagtcacactggagagaagccgtTCCGCTGCCAGATCTGTGGGAAGGGATTCACCCAGATGGCCCATTTGAAGGTCCACATGCGGATCCACACGGGAGAGAaaccatacagctgcccagtgtGTGGAAAGTGCTTCAGCCGCTCCGACAAAATCAAACGTCATCTCCAGACCCACAGCCGTGAGGGCACTTACTTCTCAGGGCAGTAA